The Toxorhynchites rutilus septentrionalis strain SRP chromosome 3, ASM2978413v1, whole genome shotgun sequence genome includes a region encoding these proteins:
- the LOC129778199 gene encoding sugar transporter SWEET1-like produces the protein MESLSQVLQPYKELVGNVAGVVTVLQMFSGCFVCNDIRKKGTSDGFSPMPFIGGCSLTVLFLTHALLMGDPAMIKANVVGLAISATYAGIFLLFTPKRNRIGFWRQVAMCGVLTASLLLYAKLEDPTLVEDRFGMIVTVLLLLLIAQPLFGLPEIVRKKSTEGLPFAMIFSGTIVGFMWLLYGIILNNSFVIFQNLAALALSGVQLALFVIYPSKDLKKKEP, from the exons ATGGAATCGCTGTCCCAGGTTCTCCAGCCGTACAAGGAACTGGTGGGTAATGTGGCCGGTGTCGTAACCGTGCTGCAGATGTTCAGCGGATGTTTCGTCTGCAACGATATCCGGAAGAAGGGCACCTCGGATGGGTTCTCGCCGATGCCATTCATCGGCGGTTGCAGTCT TACTGTACTCTTCCTAACGCATGCTCTACTGATGGGCGATCCGGCAATGATCAAAGCCAATGTCGTTGGATTGGCGATCAGTGCGACATATGCGGGGATTTTTCTCTTGTTTACGCCAAAACGCAATCGAATCGGTTTTTGGCGGCAAGTTGCGATGTGCGGCGTTTTGACGGCGAGTCTGCTTCTCTACGCCAAGCTCGAGGATCCCACGCTGGTGGAGGATCGATTCGGGATGATAGTAACAGTTTTGCTGTTATTGCTGATCGCACAACCATTATTTGGTTTG CCGGAGATTGTTCGGAAAAAGAGCACCGAAGGATTGCCGTTTGCGATGATATTCTCAGGTACAATCGTTGGATTCATGTGGCTTCTGTACGGCATTATACTGAACAATTCCTTTGTGATT TTCCAAAATTTGGCAGCGCTTGCACTGAGCGGAGTCCAATTAGCGCTTTTTGTGATATATCCCTCCAAGGATTTGAAGAAGAAAGAACCATAA
- the LOC129778596 gene encoding spectrin beta chain-like: MRVNNQKPYTPKEGKIIINKAWERLEKSDHEREKTFRQQKLEQLASRYNRKAIMRETWLSECQRLGSTDNFGFNLAVVEAAAKKYEAMRQPFLPTKNVFRMCSECVAVSNELEVERYCDMKRTAARKENVLRHWNYLLELLCARRMRMEFSIQLQQNFQKTIYTLDSIEEEKQRLLTDDYGNLMGVEDLLQKHSDRRRNINTINTQLQDVQRIMVQNIDDVLQCGTVHSELDIKTQNLSVL, encoded by the exons ATGAGAGTAAACAATCAAAAACCGTACACACCCAAGGAGGGaaaaatcatcatcaacaaAGCCTGGGAGCGTTTGGAGAAATCTGATCACGAACGAGAGAAGACCTTTCGACAGCAGAAGCTCGAACAACTGGCTTCTCGTTACAACCGCAAGGCAATCATGAGAGAAACCTGGCTTTCGGAATGTCAACGTCTGGGCAGTACCGATAATTTCGGATTCAATCTGGCTGTAGTGGAAGCAGCTGCCAAGAAGTATGAGGCTATGAGACAGCCATTTTTGCCTACGAAGAACGTGTTCAGAATGTGTTCAGAATGTGTGGCCGTCTCGAACGAGCTGGAAGTTGAACGTTACTGTGATATGAAGCGAACTGCAGCTCGCAAAGAAAATGTGTTGCGACATTGGAACTACTTGCTGGAGCTGCTGTGTGCTAGAAGAATGCGAATGGAGTTTTCCATTCAGTTGCAGCAGAACTTCCAGAAAACGATCTACACCTTGGACTCGATAGAGGAAGAAAAGCAGCGGCTGTTGACCGACGACTATGGCAATCTGATGGGGGTGGAAGATTTACTGCAGAAGCATTCGGATCGACGAAGaaatatcaacactataaaTACACAGCTTCAGGATGTGCAACGGATAATG GTTCAGAACATCGACGACGTTTTGCAGTGCGGAACGGTTCACTCTGAGCTGGACATCAAAACACAGAACTTATCGGTGCTTTAG